The following proteins are encoded in a genomic region of Mycobacterium kiyosense:
- a CDS encoding LLM class F420-dependent oxidoreductase, with protein sequence MARFGYTLMTEQCGPKDLVRDAVTAEQRGFDFEVCSDHFSPWLTSQGHAPNAWAVLGAVAHATERVDLYSYVTCPTMRYHPAVVAQQAATVQILADGRFTLGLGSGENLNEHVVGKGWPAIERRQDMLREAIKIIRELFGGELVNWRGEYFQVDSARLWDLPEVPPGIAVAMAGDKGVEKFGKLADHLVAVQPDKELVDSWHVARQGTGWPGAGRVVGQIPVCWDPDREAAIERAHEQFRWFAGGWTVNADLPTPAGFAGATQFVRPEDVADSIPCGPDLDAIVEAVKPYWEAGFSDIALIQIGGQHQELFLKEAAEPLLDALRSASN encoded by the coding sequence ATGGCACGGTTCGGCTATACCCTGATGACGGAGCAATGCGGCCCGAAAGACCTTGTGCGCGATGCTGTTACGGCTGAGCAGCGCGGCTTCGACTTCGAGGTTTGCAGCGATCACTTCTCACCCTGGCTGACCTCGCAGGGCCACGCGCCCAATGCGTGGGCCGTGTTGGGTGCGGTGGCGCACGCGACGGAGCGGGTGGACCTCTACTCCTATGTCACCTGTCCGACGATGCGGTACCACCCGGCGGTCGTCGCGCAGCAGGCGGCCACCGTGCAGATCCTGGCTGACGGGCGGTTCACCCTCGGTCTGGGCAGCGGTGAAAACCTCAACGAACACGTGGTCGGCAAGGGCTGGCCCGCCATCGAGCGCCGGCAGGACATGCTGCGCGAAGCCATCAAGATCATCCGCGAGCTGTTCGGCGGCGAACTGGTGAACTGGCGCGGCGAGTACTTCCAGGTGGATTCCGCCCGCCTGTGGGATCTGCCCGAGGTGCCACCCGGCATCGCCGTGGCCATGGCGGGCGACAAGGGCGTGGAGAAATTCGGCAAGCTCGCAGACCATCTGGTCGCGGTGCAGCCCGACAAAGAACTGGTCGACTCCTGGCATGTGGCGCGCCAAGGGACCGGATGGCCCGGCGCCGGACGGGTAGTGGGCCAGATACCGGTCTGCTGGGACCCCGACCGCGAGGCCGCGATCGAGCGCGCGCACGAGCAATTCCGCTGGTTCGCCGGCGGCTGGACGGTCAACGCCGACCTGCCCACCCCAGCAGGGTTCGCCGGGGCGACCCAATTCGTGCGCCCCGAGGACGTCGCGGACAGCATTCCCTGTGGCCCGGACCTGGACGCGATCGTCGAAGCGGTAAAGCCCTACTGGGAGGCCGGCTTCAGCGATATAGCGCTCATTCAGATCGGCGGCCAACACCAGGAATTGTTCTTGAAGGAAGCCGCCGAGCCCCTGCTCGACGCGCTCCGAAGCGCGTCGAACTGA
- a CDS encoding membrane protein has translation MSTLPPGSPGGPPPAYGPPPAYGPSPAYGPPPVTARPPPTYGPPPGYATPPPGYQVPPFGYGPPLIPGAVKPGIIPLRPLTLSDIFNGAVGYIRANPKPTLGLTAAVVVVVQVISLLATLGPLTAINDFGSGRSEAKTAVLVAYLGTVAGSALVAWLGGILLSGMLTVVVGRAVFGSPITVGEAWAKVRGRLLALLGLALLEAAGMAVVVGLVVVILVGVGVAANAGVAVLLGFPLLLLVLVLLVYAYTVLMFAPVLIVLERMPVFDAITRSFALVRNGFWRVLGIRLLASLAVGLIGGAISAPFSIVGEILTMGGTGVTALLAGTTLTSIGSAISQIVTDPFLAGVVVLLYTDRRIRAEAFDLVLQSGAAGGPAAGASTDNLWLTRPF, from the coding sequence GTGAGCACGCTGCCGCCTGGTTCCCCGGGAGGACCCCCGCCCGCCTACGGGCCACCGCCCGCCTACGGCCCGTCCCCGGCCTATGGCCCGCCCCCGGTTACGGCCCGCCCCCCACCTACCTACGGCCCACCGCCGGGCTACGCCACCCCGCCACCGGGCTACCAAGTCCCGCCGTTCGGCTACGGCCCACCACTCATCCCCGGTGCCGTCAAACCCGGCATCATCCCGCTGCGCCCCCTGACGCTCAGCGACATCTTCAACGGCGCCGTCGGGTACATCCGCGCCAACCCCAAGCCCACGCTGGGGCTGACCGCGGCAGTGGTGGTCGTCGTCCAGGTCATCTCGCTGCTCGCTACCCTCGGGCCGCTGACGGCCATCAACGACTTCGGATCCGGCCGATCCGAGGCGAAGACGGCCGTACTGGTCGCATACCTGGGCACGGTGGCCGGCAGCGCCCTGGTCGCCTGGCTGGGCGGCATCCTGCTCAGCGGAATGCTGACCGTGGTCGTCGGACGGGCGGTATTCGGATCCCCGATCACCGTCGGGGAGGCCTGGGCCAAGGTGCGTGGTCGCCTGCTCGCGCTGCTCGGACTGGCTCTGCTGGAGGCCGCCGGGATGGCGGTCGTCGTCGGGCTGGTGGTGGTGATCCTGGTCGGGGTCGGGGTGGCCGCCAATGCCGGCGTGGCCGTCCTGCTCGGCTTCCCACTGCTGCTACTGGTGCTGGTGTTGCTCGTCTACGCCTATACCGTGCTGATGTTCGCCCCGGTGCTGATCGTGCTGGAAAGAATGCCGGTGTTCGACGCCATCACCCGATCGTTCGCGCTGGTGCGCAACGGCTTCTGGCGGGTCCTGGGCATTCGTCTGCTGGCGAGCCTGGCGGTGGGCCTGATCGGCGGCGCCATCTCAGCGCCGTTCAGCATCGTCGGCGAGATCTTGACGATGGGCGGCACCGGCGTCACCGCACTTCTCGCCGGCACCACGCTGACCAGCATCGGCAGCGCCATCAGCCAGATCGTGACCGATCCGTTCCTGGCCGGCGTGGTGGTGTTGCTCTACACCGACCGGCGGATTCGTGCCGAGGCGTTCGACCTGGTACTGCAGTCGGGCGCCGCTGGTGGACCCGCCGCGGGGGCATCCACCGACAACCTGTGGCTGACCCGGCCGTTCTGA
- a CDS encoding membrane protein, with amino-acid sequence MPAIDIDRDAAHEAAQRELSKPIYPKHSLTQEIFAKITEFLFRVLQRTSSVPGGWFTVTVLSILVAAGVAAAIYVARRTIRTKRGGDYELFDAGQLTAAQHRATAESFAAEGNWTAAIRHRLRAVARELEETGVLTAVPGRTANELATDAAAALPRLSGELSQAATAFNDVTYGERPGTQAAYQMIADLDDHLRSRSAVSSTVQQPAATNSWAQIR; translated from the coding sequence GTGCCCGCCATAGACATCGACCGCGATGCCGCCCACGAGGCAGCCCAACGCGAACTGAGCAAGCCGATCTACCCCAAGCACTCGCTCACCCAGGAGATCTTCGCCAAGATCACCGAGTTTTTGTTCCGGGTGTTGCAGAGGACGTCGTCGGTACCGGGCGGCTGGTTCACCGTCACCGTGTTGTCCATCCTGGTGGCGGCCGGCGTCGCCGCGGCGATTTACGTCGCGCGACGCACCATCCGCACCAAGCGGGGCGGTGACTACGAGCTATTCGATGCCGGTCAGCTGACCGCAGCGCAACACCGAGCCACCGCGGAAAGCTTTGCGGCCGAAGGAAATTGGACCGCAGCGATACGGCATCGGCTGCGCGCGGTGGCCCGCGAACTCGAAGAGACCGGGGTGCTCACCGCGGTTCCCGGCCGCACCGCCAACGAACTGGCTACCGACGCCGCCGCGGCGCTCCCCCGCCTGTCGGGCGAATTATCGCAGGCGGCAACCGCTTTCAACGACGTGACCTACGGTGAACGACCGGGCACCCAGGCGGCGTACCAGATGATCGCCGACCTCGACGACCACCTGCGCTCGCGCTCGGCCGTGAGCTCGACGGTGCAACAACCCGCGGCAACGAACTCGTGGGCGCAGATCCGATGA
- a CDS encoding putative membrane protein yields the protein MTGSPRGAPADATQTRRPWRAILLGLTAIAIVAAITTYLTAPRPGGTMDPEATSSSGAHALVTLLRDNGVEVVVAETVADVEHAARPDTLLLIAQTHYLSDNALLARLAKVPGDLLLVDPTTRARTALTPQLRAGGADKFATEPNCTLPQANRAGSVNFGSSNGYRARGQLDLVSCYGGALVSYRDGNRTVTVVGSSQFMTNDGLLEEGNAALAMNLAGMRPRVIWFAPQHAEGHTSAHGSIMDLIPDNVTWIVWQLWLVVALVAVWKGRRVGPLVAEELPVVVRASETVEGRGRLYRSRRARDRAAEALRTATLQRLVPRLGLGPNATPPAVVTTVAQRSGADPDFVQYHLYGPPPNSDSDLRHLALALDDIERQVTHS from the coding sequence ATGACCGGGTCACCTCGCGGCGCGCCGGCCGACGCCACGCAAACACGACGCCCGTGGCGCGCAATCCTGCTGGGGCTGACCGCCATCGCGATCGTTGCCGCGATCACCACTTATCTCACGGCGCCCCGTCCGGGCGGCACGATGGACCCGGAAGCCACCAGCTCGTCCGGTGCCCACGCACTGGTGACACTGTTGCGCGACAACGGCGTCGAGGTCGTCGTCGCCGAAACCGTCGCCGACGTCGAACATGCGGCACGCCCCGACACGCTGTTGCTGATCGCCCAAACCCACTATTTGAGCGACAACGCCCTACTGGCCCGGCTGGCCAAAGTTCCTGGCGACCTGCTGCTGGTCGACCCCACCACGCGCGCCCGCACGGCGTTGACGCCGCAGTTACGCGCCGGTGGCGCGGACAAGTTCGCCACCGAACCCAATTGCACTTTGCCGCAAGCTAATCGAGCCGGATCGGTGAATTTCGGATCGAGTAACGGCTACCGGGCCCGAGGCCAACTGGACCTGGTCAGCTGCTACGGCGGAGCGTTGGTCAGCTACCGAGACGGCAACCGGACCGTGACGGTGGTGGGCAGCAGCCAATTCATGACCAACGACGGACTGCTCGAAGAAGGCAACGCCGCGTTGGCGATGAACCTGGCCGGCATGCGTCCCCGCGTCATCTGGTTCGCACCCCAGCACGCGGAAGGCCACACGTCGGCGCACGGCTCGATCATGGATCTCATCCCGGACAACGTGACGTGGATCGTCTGGCAGCTGTGGCTGGTGGTCGCGCTGGTGGCGGTGTGGAAAGGCCGGCGGGTGGGCCCGCTGGTCGCCGAGGAGCTGCCGGTCGTGGTTCGCGCGTCGGAGACCGTCGAGGGACGGGGCCGGCTGTACCGATCCCGGCGGGCCCGGGACCGCGCCGCGGAAGCCCTGCGCACCGCGACCCTGCAACGTCTGGTGCCGCGACTCGGATTGGGCCCCAACGCGACTCCGCCGGCGGTGGTGACCACGGTGGCACAGCGCAGCGGGGCGGACCCGGATTTCGTCCAGTACCACCTGTACGGCCCACCACCGAACAGCGACAGCGACCTCAGACATCTCGCTCTCGCGCTCGACGACATCGAAAGGCAGGTCACCCACTCGTGA
- the moxR2 gene encoding ATPase AAA, with protein MTQPDPAREALLGLRNEIGKAVVGQEGVISGLVIALLCRGHVLLEGVPGVAKTLMVRALAAALQLEFKRVQFTPDLMPGDVTGSLVYDTHTAEFAFRPGPVFTNLLLADEINRTPPKTQAALLEAMEERQVSVDGEPKPLPDPFIVAATQNPIEYEGTYQLPEAQLDRFLLKLNVTLPPRDAEIAILGRHAHGFDPRDLSAIKPVAGPAELAAGRAAVREVLIGDEVLGYIVDIVGATRSSPALQLGVSPRGATALLGTARSWAWLSGRNYVTPDDVKAMARPTLRHRIMLRPEAELEGATPDGVLDGILASVPVPR; from the coding sequence GTGACACAACCGGATCCGGCACGCGAAGCACTGCTGGGATTGCGCAACGAAATCGGCAAGGCCGTGGTCGGACAGGAAGGGGTGATCAGCGGCCTGGTCATCGCCCTGCTCTGCCGAGGGCACGTGTTGCTGGAAGGTGTTCCCGGAGTCGCCAAAACGCTGATGGTCCGCGCCCTGGCCGCAGCCCTGCAACTGGAATTCAAGCGGGTGCAGTTCACCCCGGACCTGATGCCCGGCGACGTCACCGGGTCGCTGGTGTACGACACCCACACTGCGGAGTTCGCCTTCCGGCCCGGCCCGGTGTTCACCAACCTGCTGCTGGCCGACGAGATCAACCGCACCCCGCCCAAGACGCAGGCCGCGCTGCTCGAGGCGATGGAGGAACGTCAGGTCAGCGTGGACGGGGAGCCCAAGCCGCTGCCCGACCCGTTCATCGTGGCCGCCACGCAGAACCCGATCGAATACGAGGGCACTTATCAGCTGCCCGAAGCGCAGCTGGACCGTTTCCTGCTGAAGCTGAACGTGACGCTGCCCCCGCGCGACGCCGAGATCGCCATCCTCGGCCGGCACGCGCACGGTTTCGATCCGCGCGACCTGTCCGCCATCAAACCGGTGGCCGGTCCGGCCGAGCTTGCGGCCGGGCGGGCGGCGGTGCGCGAGGTGCTGATCGGCGACGAGGTGCTCGGTTACATCGTCGACATCGTGGGGGCCACCCGCTCGTCCCCGGCCCTGCAGCTAGGGGTGTCGCCACGCGGTGCCACCGCGCTGCTGGGTACCGCCCGGTCCTGGGCATGGCTTTCGGGACGCAACTACGTCACTCCCGACGACGTCAAGGCCATGGCCCGCCCGACGCTGCGGCACCGCATCATGCTGCGCCCGGAGGCCGAGCTCGAGGGCGCCACACCGGACGGCGTACTCGACGGCATCCTGGCCTCGGTCCCGGTACCCCGCTAG
- a CDS encoding membrane protein: MILTGRTGLLALICILPIAVAPWPATAFAVLLAVLALVVLFDVLLAASPRRLRYHRSPNSSVRLGQPAQAGLLIHNDGSRRFRGVVRDAWPPSARANPRVHRLSIAAGQHQQVSTELRPVRRGDQRATVVTARSIGPLGLAGRQSSQPAPGHVRVLPPFLSRKHLPARLARLREIDGLLPTLIRGQGTEFDSLREYVVGDDVRSIDWRASARRTDVMVRTWRPERDRRVVIVLDTGRMAAGRVGVDPTAGDPAGWPRLDWAMDAALLLAALASRAGDHVDFLAHDRVSRAAVFGASRTELLAQLVDAMAPLQPALIESDWRAMVATILRRTRRRSLVVLLTDLNATALDEGLLPVLPQLSARHHVLVAAVADPRVDQLAAGRSDAAAVYDAAAAERSRNERRAIASRLRRNGVEVVDAPPAEIAPGLADRYLAMKATGQL; encoded by the coding sequence ATGATCCTGACCGGGCGCACCGGCCTGCTGGCGCTGATCTGCATCTTGCCGATCGCTGTAGCGCCTTGGCCGGCAACGGCTTTCGCTGTCCTGTTGGCGGTGCTGGCCCTCGTGGTGCTGTTCGATGTGCTGCTGGCGGCCAGCCCCCGCCGCCTGCGCTACCACCGATCACCGAACAGTTCGGTCCGGCTCGGCCAACCGGCACAAGCCGGCCTGTTGATCCACAACGACGGCAGCCGCCGTTTTCGCGGTGTGGTTCGCGACGCGTGGCCGCCCAGCGCGCGGGCGAACCCGCGGGTGCACCGACTCTCGATCGCGGCGGGCCAGCATCAGCAGGTGAGTACCGAACTGCGTCCCGTTCGTCGCGGCGACCAGCGTGCGACGGTGGTGACGGCACGGTCGATCGGACCGCTCGGCCTGGCCGGACGGCAGAGCTCGCAGCCGGCGCCGGGCCACGTCCGGGTACTACCGCCGTTCCTGTCCCGCAAGCATCTGCCCGCGCGCCTGGCCAGATTGCGCGAGATCGACGGACTGCTACCCACCCTGATCCGTGGGCAGGGAACCGAATTCGACTCGCTGCGTGAGTATGTCGTCGGCGACGACGTCCGCTCCATCGATTGGCGGGCCAGCGCCCGGCGCACCGACGTGATGGTCCGCACCTGGCGGCCGGAGCGGGACCGCCGCGTCGTCATCGTGCTCGACACCGGCCGGATGGCGGCGGGACGGGTGGGGGTCGACCCGACCGCGGGCGATCCGGCCGGCTGGCCCCGATTGGACTGGGCAATGGACGCCGCACTCCTGTTGGCGGCGTTGGCATCTCGCGCCGGCGACCATGTCGACTTCCTGGCCCACGACCGAGTCAGCCGAGCCGCGGTGTTCGGCGCGTCGCGCACCGAACTACTGGCTCAGCTGGTCGACGCGATGGCTCCGCTGCAACCCGCCCTCATCGAATCCGATTGGCGGGCAATGGTTGCCACCATATTGCGCAGGACCCGTCGGCGGTCGCTGGTGGTGCTGCTGACCGACCTGAACGCGACCGCCCTCGACGAGGGGTTGTTGCCGGTGCTGCCGCAACTGTCGGCCAGGCACCATGTGCTGGTCGCCGCGGTCGCCGACCCTCGCGTCGACCAGTTGGCGGCCGGGCGTTCCGACGCCGCCGCGGTGTATGACGCGGCGGCGGCCGAACGGTCCCGCAACGAACGGCGGGCCATCGCCTCCAGGCTGCGCCGCAACGGGGTGGAAGTGGTCGACGCGCCGCCGGCGGAGATCGCTCCCGGACTGGCGGACCGCTATCTGGCCATGAAGGCCACCGGGCAGCTCTAA
- a CDS encoding membrane protein, with protein sequence MSEVVTGDAVVLDVQIAQLPVRALSAILDILVVAFVYFVGLMLAAAAMSQLDEAWIVAFIIIFTVLAMVGYPVIIETLTRGRSLGKMALGLRVVSDDGGPERFRQALFRALAAVVEIWVLLGSPAVICSLFSSKGKRVGDLFAGTVVVSERGPRLAPPPMMPPQLAGWAASLQQLSGLSAGQAEVARQFLSRAMQLDPQLRARMAYRIAADVVSCIAPPPPPGVPPQLVLAAVLAERHRRELARMQPVAGPQFAPQQFAPQQFAPQQFGGPQFAPQPQATAPPARAAGAAYRTGRRRVRRAELNLREARTAPR encoded by the coding sequence ATGTCGGAGGTGGTGACCGGGGACGCCGTGGTACTCGACGTCCAGATCGCACAGCTGCCGGTGCGCGCACTGAGCGCGATCCTCGACATCCTCGTGGTGGCTTTCGTCTACTTCGTCGGCTTGATGCTGGCCGCAGCCGCGATGTCGCAGCTGGACGAGGCCTGGATCGTGGCGTTCATCATCATCTTCACGGTGCTGGCCATGGTCGGCTATCCGGTCATCATCGAGACCCTGACCCGGGGCCGTTCGCTGGGCAAGATGGCGTTGGGGCTGCGCGTCGTTTCCGACGACGGCGGCCCGGAGCGGTTCCGGCAGGCGCTGTTCCGGGCGCTCGCCGCGGTGGTCGAGATCTGGGTGCTGCTCGGCAGCCCTGCGGTCATCTGCAGCTTGTTCTCGTCGAAGGGAAAGCGGGTCGGTGACTTGTTCGCCGGCACCGTGGTGGTCAGCGAACGGGGTCCACGGCTGGCGCCGCCGCCCATGATGCCGCCCCAGCTCGCGGGCTGGGCGGCGTCGTTGCAGCAGCTGTCCGGGCTCAGTGCCGGTCAAGCCGAGGTTGCGCGTCAATTCCTTTCTCGCGCAATGCAACTCGATCCACAGCTGCGGGCGCGGATGGCGTATCGGATCGCCGCCGACGTGGTTTCGTGCATCGCGCCGCCGCCCCCACCCGGCGTGCCGCCCCAGCTGGTGCTGGCCGCGGTTCTGGCCGAACGGCACCGGCGCGAGCTGGCCCGGATGCAACCGGTCGCGGGGCCACAATTCGCGCCACAGCAATTCGCGCCACAGCAATTCGCGCCGCAGCAATTCGGGGGGCCGCAATTCGCGCCGCAGCCGCAGGCCACCGCCCCCCCGGCCCGAGCCGCAGGCGCCGCCTACCGAACCGGACGGCGGCGGGTTCGCCGCGCCGAGCTGAACCTACGCGAAGCTAGAACTGCGCCACGCTGA
- the glpK gene encoding glycerol kinase, which yields MDDYMQRRPPAPRRLSLAESADFIAAIDQGTTSTRCMIFDHDGAEVARHQLEHDQILPRAGWVEHNPVEIWERTVSVLMTVLNSSGITAKDIAALGITNQRETTLVWNRKTGRPYYNAIVWQDTRTDRIATALDRDGRGAVIRRKAGLPPATYFSAGKLQWILENVDGVREAAQRGEALFGTADSWVLWNLTGGPRGGVHATDVTNASRTMLMNLETLDWDDELLLLFDIPREMLPTIGPSSPLQPFGVTADTGPIGGEVPIAGVLGDQHAAMVGQVCLESGEAKNTYGTGNFLLLNTGETIVRSENGLLTTVCYQFGDAKPVYALEGSIAVTGSAVQWLRDQLGIISGAAQSESLARQVADNGGVYFVPAFSGLFAPYWRSDARGAIVGLSRFNTNAHLARATLEAICYQSRDVVDAMAADSGVRLEILKVDGGITANDLCMQIQSDVLGVDVVRPVVAETTALGAAYAAGLAVGFWSGPQELRANWREDRRWTPNWDDEQRAEGYAGWRKAVQRTLNWVDVS from the coding sequence ATGGACGATTACATGCAGCGCCGCCCGCCAGCCCCTAGGAGACTTTCGTTGGCCGAGTCCGCCGACTTCATCGCAGCCATCGATCAGGGCACCACCAGCACCCGCTGCATGATCTTCGATCACGACGGCGCCGAGGTGGCGCGCCACCAGCTCGAGCACGACCAGATCCTGCCCCGCGCCGGCTGGGTCGAACACAACCCGGTCGAGATCTGGGAACGCACCGTCTCGGTGTTGATGACGGTATTGAACTCGTCCGGTATCACCGCGAAAGACATTGCAGCACTGGGTATTACAAATCAGCGCGAGACAACGTTGGTGTGGAATCGCAAGACCGGCCGGCCCTACTACAACGCGATCGTGTGGCAGGACACCCGCACCGACCGCATCGCCACCGCGCTGGACCGCGACGGACGCGGTGCGGTGATCCGCCGCAAGGCGGGGCTGCCGCCGGCGACCTACTTCTCGGCCGGGAAGTTGCAGTGGATTTTGGAGAACGTCGACGGCGTGCGCGAGGCCGCGCAACGTGGCGAGGCGTTGTTCGGCACCGCGGACAGTTGGGTGCTGTGGAACCTGACCGGCGGCCCACGGGGCGGCGTGCATGCCACCGACGTCACCAACGCCAGCCGGACCATGCTGATGAACCTGGAGACGCTGGATTGGGACGACGAACTGCTGTTGCTGTTCGATATCCCGCGCGAGATGCTGCCGACGATCGGGCCGTCGTCTCCGCTGCAGCCGTTCGGTGTCACCGCGGACACCGGTCCGATCGGTGGCGAGGTGCCCATCGCGGGTGTTCTCGGCGATCAGCATGCGGCGATGGTCGGGCAGGTGTGTCTGGAGTCCGGTGAGGCCAAGAACACCTACGGCACCGGCAATTTCCTGCTGCTGAACACCGGCGAGACGATCGTGCGATCCGAGAACGGGTTGTTGACCACTGTCTGCTATCAGTTCGGCGACGCCAAACCCGTTTACGCGCTTGAGGGTTCGATCGCGGTGACCGGATCGGCGGTGCAGTGGCTGCGTGACCAGCTGGGCATCATCAGCGGCGCAGCGCAGAGCGAGTCCCTGGCACGGCAGGTCGCCGACAACGGTGGGGTGTATTTCGTGCCGGCGTTCTCCGGCCTGTTCGCGCCGTATTGGAGATCCGATGCGCGCGGCGCGATCGTCGGCCTGTCGCGGTTCAACACCAACGCGCATCTGGCCCGCGCGACGCTGGAGGCGATCTGCTACCAGAGCCGCGACGTGGTGGACGCCATGGCGGCCGATTCCGGTGTGCGCCTTGAGATCTTGAAGGTCGACGGCGGCATCACCGCCAATGACCTGTGCATGCAGATCCAGTCCGACGTGCTGGGGGTGGACGTGGTGCGTCCGGTGGTTGCCGAGACGACCGCGCTGGGCGCCGCGTACGCGGCTGGCCTGGCGGTCGGCTTCTGGAGTGGTCCGCAGGAGTTGCGCGCCAACTGGCGAGAGGACCGGCGCTGGACGCCCAACTGGGACGACGAGCAACGCGCCGAGGGGTACGCCGGCTGGCGCAAAGCGGTGCAGCGGACCCTGAACTGGGTCGACGTGTCCTGA